In Thermus filiformis, one DNA window encodes the following:
- a CDS encoding ASCH domain-containing protein, which produces MERPKLGLIVREPYASLIVDGKKTWEIRKRYARHRGPLGIVTGGWLIGQADLVGVEGPFRVEELLAHRDKHLAEESFLRAYAGEDPLYAWVLENAFRYEKPLLVPRKAGRVMFVDLSEVQG; this is translated from the coding sequence GTGGAAAGGCCCAAGCTCGGCCTCATCGTCCGGGAGCCCTACGCCAGCCTCATCGTGGACGGAAAGAAGACCTGGGAGATCCGCAAGCGCTACGCCCGCCACCGAGGGCCCTTAGGCATCGTCACCGGGGGGTGGCTCATCGGCCAGGCGGACCTCGTGGGGGTGGAAGGCCCCTTCCGCGTGGAGGAGCTCCTCGCCCACCGGGACAAGCACCTAGCCGAGGAGTCCTTCCTCAGGGCCTACGCCGGGGAGGACCCCCTCTACGCCTGGGTGCTGGAGAACGCCTTCCGCTACGAAAAACCCCTTCTCGTCCCCCGAAAGGCGGGCCGGGTCATGTTCGTGGACCTCTCCG